In a genomic window of Rhododendron vialii isolate Sample 1 chromosome 12a, ASM3025357v1:
- the LOC131310480 gene encoding F-box/FBD/LRR-repeat protein At1g13570-like isoform X3, which produces MKKTSSSRMAPKKRNTCDSNSDIISHVPGNILEKILMCLPIQDLVRTSLLSRKWRYVWMKLPQLVFDTTFYGVLDGRTHAELLMIIYQVLLLHHGPLTKFRLSLSELESCPQIDQLILFVSNNDIQDFTLCFWKGELYKLPSSLYLCSQLKHLNLRSCMLKPPSGFEGFTRLLSLVLKEVVIAEDVLSSLISSCPLLEELALYSSTSLDSLEVNGPNLKKVRCDGHFRSICFTNTSRLANVEIYSKGVREDPFRSEEEISSSVMLLESVPVIESLGLDFCYVKAFTGATSASPTVLDFSEVHGCSDVSVNQLRRVDMKNISGTKPELEFIKLLLAKSPMLDTMLIELNSESVADELRIVKELTRLRRASPQAEMNFVHQDED; this is translated from the exons ATGAAGAAAACAAGTAGTTCAAGGATGGccccaaaaaaaaggaatacaTGTGACTCAAATTCAGACATTATTAGTCATGTTCCAGGCAATATACTAGAAAAAATCTTAATGTGTTTGCCTATACAAGATTTAGTGAGGACAAGTCTTTTATCAAGGAAATGGAGATATGTGTGGATGAAACTTCCTCAACTGGTATTTGATACGACATTCTACGGGGTTTTGGATGGAAGAACGCATGCTGAACTGTTGATGATTATTTATCAAGTTCTGTTACTTCACCATGGACCACTGACCAAGTTCAGACTCTCTTTATCTGAACTGGAAAGCTGTCCTCAGATCGATCAGTTGATACTATTTGTTTCAAACAATGATATCCAGGACTTCACCCTTTGCTTTTGGAAGGGGGAACTTTATAAGTTGCCATCATCGCTATATTTATGTTCGCAACTGAAGCATTTGAATCTCCGTTCTTGTATGCTTAAACCTCCTTCTGGATTTGAAGGATTTACCAGGCTCCTTTCCCTTGTTCTTAAAGAAGTTGTCATTGCTGAGGACGTACTTTCAAGTCTGATTTCCAGCTGCCCATTGCTTGAAGAGCTGGCACTTTATAGTTCCACCAGTTTAGATTCCCTCGAAGTTAATGGTCCTAATCTTAAAAAAGTACGCTGTGACGGCCATTTCAGATCTATTTGTTTCACAAATACTTCTCGTCTTGCAAACGTCGAAATATATTCGAAAGGAGTGAGAGAGGATCCATTCCGTAGCGAAGAAGAAATATCTAGCTCTGTCATGCTTCTTGAGAGTGTACCTGTAATTGAGTCTCTGGGATTGGACTTTTGCTATGTTAAG GCATTTACCGGTGCGACTTCTGCTAGTCCTACTGTTCTAGATTTTTCGGAAGTGCATGGCTGTTCAGATGTCTCTGTGAATCAACTTCGTAGAGTGGATATGAAAAATATCTCTGGCACAAAGCCTGAATTAGAGTTCATTAAGCTTTTGTTAGCCAAGTCACCGATGCTGGACACAATGCTTATCGAGCTGAACTCAGAGAGTGTTGCTGACGAATTGCGGATTGTGAAAGAATTGACAAGACTTCGTCGTGCATCACCTCAGGCAGAAATGAACTTCGTACATCAAGATGAAGATTGA
- the LOC131310480 gene encoding F-box/FBD/LRR-repeat protein At1g13570-like isoform X1: protein MKKTSSSRMAPKKRNTCDSNSDIISHVPGNILEKILMCLPIQDLVRTSLLSRKWRYVWMKLPQLVFDTTFYGVLDGRTHAELLMIIYQVLLLHHGPLTKFRLSLSELESCPQIDQLILFVSNNDIQDFTLCFWKGELYKLPSSLYLCSQLKHLNLRSCMLKPPSGFEGFTRLLSLVLKEVVIAEDVLSSLISSCPLLEELALYSSTSLDSLEVNGPNLKKVRCDGHFRSICFTNTSRLANVEIYSKGVREDPFRSEEEISSSVMLLESVPVIESLGLDFCYVKGIAAYGVPTTLPTTLNNLKNIELYEICFGERDDISVLICLIRSSPNLEEVTIHAFTGATSASPTVLDFSEVHGCSDVSVNQLRRVDMKNISGTKPELEFIKLLLAKSPMLDTMLIELNSESVADELRIVKELTRLRRASPQAEMNFVHQDED from the exons ATGAAGAAAACAAGTAGTTCAAGGATGGccccaaaaaaaaggaatacaTGTGACTCAAATTCAGACATTATTAGTCATGTTCCAGGCAATATACTAGAAAAAATCTTAATGTGTTTGCCTATACAAGATTTAGTGAGGACAAGTCTTTTATCAAGGAAATGGAGATATGTGTGGATGAAACTTCCTCAACTGGTATTTGATACGACATTCTACGGGGTTTTGGATGGAAGAACGCATGCTGAACTGTTGATGATTATTTATCAAGTTCTGTTACTTCACCATGGACCACTGACCAAGTTCAGACTCTCTTTATCTGAACTGGAAAGCTGTCCTCAGATCGATCAGTTGATACTATTTGTTTCAAACAATGATATCCAGGACTTCACCCTTTGCTTTTGGAAGGGGGAACTTTATAAGTTGCCATCATCGCTATATTTATGTTCGCAACTGAAGCATTTGAATCTCCGTTCTTGTATGCTTAAACCTCCTTCTGGATTTGAAGGATTTACCAGGCTCCTTTCCCTTGTTCTTAAAGAAGTTGTCATTGCTGAGGACGTACTTTCAAGTCTGATTTCCAGCTGCCCATTGCTTGAAGAGCTGGCACTTTATAGTTCCACCAGTTTAGATTCCCTCGAAGTTAATGGTCCTAATCTTAAAAAAGTACGCTGTGACGGCCATTTCAGATCTATTTGTTTCACAAATACTTCTCGTCTTGCAAACGTCGAAATATATTCGAAAGGAGTGAGAGAGGATCCATTCCGTAGCGAAGAAGAAATATCTAGCTCTGTCATGCTTCTTGAGAGTGTACCTGTAATTGAGTCTCTGGGATTGGACTTTTGCTATGTTAAG GGCATAGCTGCATATGGTGTACCAACAACGCTTCCTACTACTTTGAACAACCTTAAAAATATCGAGTTATATGAAATTTGTTTCGGAGAACGAGATGACATCTCTGTTCTTATTTGCTTAATCAGAAGCTCCCCGAACTTAGAAGAAGTTACTATTCAT GCATTTACCGGTGCGACTTCTGCTAGTCCTACTGTTCTAGATTTTTCGGAAGTGCATGGCTGTTCAGATGTCTCTGTGAATCAACTTCGTAGAGTGGATATGAAAAATATCTCTGGCACAAAGCCTGAATTAGAGTTCATTAAGCTTTTGTTAGCCAAGTCACCGATGCTGGACACAATGCTTATCGAGCTGAACTCAGAGAGTGTTGCTGACGAATTGCGGATTGTGAAAGAATTGACAAGACTTCGTCGTGCATCACCTCAGGCAGAAATGAACTTCGTACATCAAGATGAAGATTGA